Proteins from one Camelina sativa cultivar DH55 chromosome 8, Cs, whole genome shotgun sequence genomic window:
- the LOC104708165 gene encoding periaxin-like codes for MAPMKQSLSAALFSSPLLIICLIALLADPVSVGARRLLEDPKLEIPKLPELPKFEVPKFPELPKPEMPKLPEFPKPELPKMPEISKPELPKFPEIPKPELPKVPEIQKPELPKFPEIPKPEVPKLPESSKPEVPKLMETEKPESPKVPELPKVPEVPKPELPKMPEVPKPELPKIPEIQKPELPKVPEIPKPELPKMPEIQKPELPKMPELQKPELPKVPEVAKPELPKMPEIQKPELPKMPEIQKPELPKVPEVPKPELPKMPEIQKPEAPKVPEIPKPELPKVPEIQKPELPKFPEIPKPELPKVPEIAKPELPKLPEYPKVPGTA; via the coding sequence ATGGCACCGATGAAGCAGAGTCTCTCCGCTGCTCTTTTCTCGTCACCACTTCTGATCATATGTCTTATCGCATTGCTCGCTGATCCGGTTTCAGTTGGTGCTCGCCGGTTACTGGAGGATCCTAAACTGGAGATACCAAAGTTGCCTGAGCTACCCAAATTTGAAGTTCCCAAGTTTCCAGAGCTCCCTAAACCAGAGATGCCCAAGTTACCTGAATTTCCAAAGCCTGAGCTTCCAAAGATGCCAGAGATTTCAAAGCCTGAACTGCCCAAGTTTCCAGAAATTCCGAAACCTGAACTCCCAAAGGTACCGGAGATTCAGAAGCCTGAGCTGCCCAAGTTTCCAGAGATCCCAAAGCCTGAAGTGCCCAAGCTTCCAGAGAGTTCAAAGCCTGAGGTGCCTAAGTTGATGGAGACTGAAAAGCCTGAAAGTCCTAAGGTGCCGGAGCTACCTAAGGTGCCGGAAGTTCCAAAGCCTGAGCTACCTAAAATGCCGGAAGTTCCAAAGCCTGAGCTACCTAAAATACCGGAGATTCAGAAGCCAGAGTTGCCTAAGGTGCCAGAGATTCCAAAGCCTGAGCTACCAAAGATGCCAGAAATTCAAAAACCGGAGTTACCTAAGATGCCGGAGCTTCAGAAGCCGGAGTTACCTAAGGTGCCAGAAGTTGCGAAGCCTGAGTTACCTAAGATGCCGGAGATTCAAAAGCCGGAGCTACCAAAGATGCCGGAGATTCAGAAACCGGAGTTGCCGAAGGTGCCAGAGGTTCCAAAGCCTGAGTTACCCAAGATGCCAGAGATTCAGAAGCCTGAGGCTCCTAAGGTGCCAGAGATCCCGAAGCCGGAGTTACCAAAGGTACCGGAGATTCAGAAGCCTGAGTTGCCAAAGTTCCCAGAGATTCCAAAGCCTGAACTACCAAAGGTTCCAGAGATTGCGAAACCAGAGCTACCCAAGTTGCCGGAATACCCAAAAGTTCCCGGTACTGCTTAA
- the LOC104708166 gene encoding uncharacterized protein LOC104708166, which yields MALKKSLSASLLSPFLIICLVALLSVPVSVGARRLLEDPKLPEIPKLPELPKPELPKLPEFHKPELPKIPEIPQPELPKLPEFPKPEMPKLPEIQKPELPKMPELPKFSEIQKPEFPKMPEIHMPELPEVPKFEAPKLPELPKPEETKVPAFTMPKFPGSH from the coding sequence ATGGCATTGAAGAAGAGTCTCTCAGCTTCTCTTCTTTCACCATTTCTGATCATATGTCTTGTTGCATTGCTCTCTGTTCCGGTTTCTGTCGGAGCTCGCCGGTTATTGGAAGATCCTAAACTACCGGAGATTCCGAAATTGCCGGAATTACCTAAACCGGAGTTGCCAAAGTTACCCGAATTCCACAAGCCTGAGTTGCCTAAGATCCCGGAGATTCCACAACCTGAGCTGCCTAAGTTACCAGAGTTCCCCAAGCCTGAGATGCCTAAGCTACCGGAGATTCAGAAACCCGAGCTACCGAAGATGCCTGAATTGCCCAAGTTTTCAGAGATTCAAAAACCAGAATTTCCGAAGATGCCGGAGATTCATATGCCTGAGTTGCCTGAAGTTCCAAAGTTCGAAGCTCCGAAGTTGCCGGAATTGCCAAAACCTGAAGAAACCAAAGTGCCGGCGTTTACAATGCCAAAGTTTCCTGGATCTCATTAA
- the LOC104708167 gene encoding 40S ribosomal protein S15-4-like, whose amino-acid sequence MADVEPEVAAVEVPKKRTFKKFAFRGVDLDALLDMSTDDLVKLFPARIRRRFSRGLTRKPMALIKKLRKAKREAPAGEKPEPVRTHLRNMIIVPEMIGSIIGVYNGKTFNQVEIKPEMIGHYLAEFSISYKPVKHGRPGVGATHSSRFIPLK is encoded by the exons ATG GCTGATGTCGAACCAGAGGTTGCAGCGGTGGAAGTGCCGAAGAAGAGAACGTTCAAGAAGTTTGCCTTCAGAGGAGTTGACCTCGATGCTCTTCTCGACATGTCTACTGATGATCTTGTCAAGCTCTTCCCTGCCCGTATTCGCAGAAG GTTCTCTAGAGGGTTGACGAGAAAGCCTATGGCTTTGATTAAGAAACTCCGCAAGGCG AAAAGAGAGGCACCAGCTGGTGAGAAGCCAGAACCAGTGAGAACCCACTTGAGGAACATGATCATTGTGCCTGAAATGATTGGAAGCATCATCGGTGTGTACAATGGAAAGACATTCAACCAAGTTGAGATCAAGCCTGAGATGATTGGACACTACCTTGCTGAGTTCTCCATCTCATACAAGCCAGTCAAGCACGGTAGGCCTGGTGTTGGTGCTACCCACTCCTCCAGGTTCATCCCTCTCAAGTGA
- the LOC104708168 gene encoding 40S ribosomal protein S15-3-like: MADPEVAAAGIVKKRTFKKFSFRGVDLDALLDMSTDDLVKLFPSRIRRRFSRGLTRKPMALIKKLRKAKIEAPAGEKPAAVRTHLRNMVIVPEMIGSIIGVYNGKTFNQVEIKPEMIGHYLAEFSISYKPVKHGRPGVGATNSSRFIPLK, translated from the exons ATG GCGGATCCAGAGGTTGCTGCGGCTGGAATCGTGAAAAAGAGAACGTTCAAAAAGTTCTCATTCAGAGGAGTCGATCTTGATGCTCTTCTCGACATGTCTACCGATGATCTTGTCAAGCTCTTCCCTTCCCGTATTCGTAGAAG GTTCTCAAGAGGATTGACGAGGAAGCCTATGGCTTTGATCAAGAAATTGCGCAAAGCG AAAATTGAAGCACCAGCAGGTGAGAAGCCAGCAGCAGTGAGAACCCACCTAAGGAACATGGTCATTGTCCCTGAAATGATTGGAAGCATCATCGGTGTTTACAACGGAAAGACTTTTAACCAAGTCGAAATCAAACCGGAGATGATTGGACATTACTTGGCTGAGTTCTCAATCTCATATAAGCCGGTTAAGCACGGTAGGCCTGGTGTTGGTGCTACCAATTCCTCCAGGTTTATCCCTCTCAAGTGA
- the LOC104709862 gene encoding uncharacterized protein LOC104709862, protein MAEVESDVPAAALAKKRTFKKFSFKGVDLDALLDMPTDELVELFPSRIRRRMKRGLAAKPMALIKKLRKAKLEAPAGEKPEVVRTHLRNMVIMPEMIGSIIGVYNGKTFNQIEIKPEMIGHYLAEFSITYKXSFSNQEQWLVSQISISLNLNNSIAEVESDVPAAALAKKRTFKKFSFKGVDLDALLDMPTDELVELFPSRIRRRMKRGLAAKPMALIKKLRKAKLEAPAGEKPEVVRTHLRNMVIMPEMIGSIIGVYNGKTFNQIEIKPEMIGHYLAEFSITYKPVSHGRPGHGATHSSRFIPLK, encoded by the exons ATG GCTGAAGTCGAATCAGATGTTCCCGCAGCTGCTCTTGCGAAAAAGAGAACGTTCAAAAAGTTTTCCTTCAAAGGAGTCGATCTCGATGCTCTTCTTGACATGCCCACTGATGAGCTTGTCGAGCTCTTCCCTTCCCGTATCCGAAGAAG GATGAAAAGAGGATTGGCAGCGAAGCCTATGGCTCTCATCAAGAAATTGCGCAAAGCG AAACTAGAAGCACCAGCTGGTGAGAAGCCAGAAGTAGTGAGAACACATCTAAGGAACATGGTGATTATGCCTGAGATGATTGGAAGCATCATCGGTGTTTACAACGGAAAAACTTTTAACCAAATCGAGATCAAACCGGAGATGATTGGACATTACCTTGCGGAATTCTCAATCACTTACAAACNAAGCTTCTCGAACCAAGAACAATGGTTAGTTTCTCaaatctctatctctctaaaCCTTAATAATTCGatt GCTGAAGTCGAATCAGATGTTCCCGCAGCTGCTCTTGCGAAAAAGAGAACGTTCAAAAAGTTTTCCTTCAAAGGAGTCGATCTCGATGCTCTTCTTGACATGCCCACTGATGAGCTTGTCGAGCTCTTCCCTTCCCGTATCCGAAGAAG GATGAAAAGAGGATTGGCAGCGAAGCCTATGGCTCTCATCAAGAAATTGCGCAAAGCG AAACTAGAAGCACCAGCTGGTGAGAAGCCAGAAGTAGTGAGAACACATCTAAGGAACATGGTGATTATGCCTGAGATGATTGGAAGCATCATCGGTGTTTACAACGGAAAAACTTTTAACCAAATCGAGATCAAACCGGAGATGATTGGACATTACCTTGCGGAATTCTCAATCACTTACAAACCGGTTTCGCACGGAAGGCCCGGTCACGGTGCTACTCACTCCTCTAGGTTTATCCCTCTCAAGTGA
- the LOC104708169 gene encoding uncharacterized protein LOC104708169 has translation MINVRLPILVSLVFFLVFISSSLLFATPSFAARVGHSLVHKEVTKIPEYKEPDEPEIPEEHELPLPEEPEIPEEPEIPEEPEVPEEPEEPEEPEEPEGPTFEFPSWIPSFPFPGNSGGYPNTEKTKPTSTVEEVSGSNKKP, from the coding sequence ATGATTAATGTTCGCCTTCCTATTCTTGTCTCTTTGGTCTTTTTCCTTGTCTTTATTTCGTCGTCCCTCTTGTTTGCTACACCTAGTTTTGCTGCTAGAGTAGGTCACTCTCTGGTGCACAAAGAGGTCACAAAGATTCCAGAATATAAAGAGCCTGACGAGCCGGAGATTCCAGAAGAGCATGAGTTGCCGTTGCCAGAGGAGCCTGAGATTCCAGAAGAACCAGAGATTCCGGAAGAGCCTGAGGTTCCTGAGGAGCCTGAAGAGCCCGAGGAACCAGAGGAGCCAGAAGGGCCAACATTTGAATTTCCGTCATGGATTCCGAGCTTTCCTTTTCCTGGTAATAGTGGTGGTTATCCAAATACTGAAAAGACAAAACCTACATCAACTGTTGAAGAGGTTAGCGGTTCGAACAAGAAGCCATAG
- the LOC104708170 gene encoding mitochondrial uncoupling protein 6-like: protein MGFKPFLEGGIAAIIAGALTHPLDLIKVRMQLQGEHSFPHDQNPNPILNLDHNLPVKSYQPVFALDSLIGSISLLPNSSIHARSSFTRPVTTPFAVGAHIVKTEGPSALFSGVSATVLRQMLYSATRMGIYDFLKRRWTDQLTGNFPLVTKITAGLIAGAIGSAVGNPADVAMVRMQADGGLPLNRRRNYKSVVDALERIVRQEGVSSLWRGSWLTVNRAMIVTASQLATYDHVKEILVAGGRGTPGGIGTHVAASFAAGIVAAVASNPIDVVKTRMMNADKEENYGGPLDCAVKTVAEEGPMALYKGFVPTVTRQGPFTMILFVTLEQIRGVLKDVKF from the exons ATGGGTTTCAAACCATTTCTTGAAGGTGGCATCGCCGCAATCATCGCCGGAGCTCTGACTCACCCATTAGACCTCATCAAAGTCCGTATGCAGCTCCAAGGCGAACACTCTTTTCCCCACgaccaaaaccctaaccctattCTTAATCTTGATCATAACCTTCCCGTTAAATCTTATCAACCCGTTTTCGCTCTCGACTCTCTCATCGGCAGCATCTCCTTATTACCTAATTCATCCATTCACGCGCGGTCTTCTTTCACGCGTCCCGTCACGACCCCTTTCGCCGTTGGAGCTCACATTGTCAAAACCGAAGGACCCTCCGCTCTCTTCTCCGGCGTATCAGCCACCGTCCTCCGTCAGATGCTTTACTCCGCCACGCGTATGGGTATTTACGACTTTCTTAAACGAAGGTGGACTGATCAGCTCACCG GTAACTTCCCATTGGTCACCAAGATCACAGCTGGACTCATCGCAGGAGCCATTGGATCCGCCGTCGGGAATCCTGCTGACGTGGCGATGGTGAGAATGCAAGCTGACGGAGGTTTGCCGTTAAACCGCCGCAGAAACTACAAGAGCGTTGTGGACGCGCTCGAGCGGATCGTAAGGCAGGAAGGCGTCTCAAGCTTATGGCGTGGCTCGTGGCTGACAGTGAACCGTGCGATGATCGTTACGGCTTCTCAGCTCGCCACGTATGATCACGTCAAAGAGATCTTGGTCGCTGGAGGCCGTGGGACGCCGGGAGGGATCGGAACGCACGTGGCGGCAAGTTTTGCGGCGGGGATTGTTGCGGCGGTGGCTTCGAATCCGATAGACGTTGTGAAGACGAGGATGATGAATGCGGATAAAGAGGAGAATTACGGTGGACCGTTGGATTGTGCGGTGAAGACGGTGGCGGAAGAAGGACCGATGGCTTTGTACAAAGGGTTTGTTCCGACGGTGACTAGGCAAGGACCGTTCACAATGATCTTGTTCGTTACCTTGGAACAAATTCGCGGTGTGTTAAAAGACGTTAAGTTTTGA